Proteins encoded by one window of Candidatus Sumerlaea chitinivorans:
- a CDS encoding 16S rRNA (guanine(966)-N(2))-methyltransferase — protein MRIIAGEKRGFPLKAPRGSSTRPTLGRVRESLFSILAADVIGAHVLDLFAGSGALGLEALSRGAKECTFVEQARPALEALRANIAKLGYEDRCKVLPADAYRWLEFQKTSGWPRFTLVFSDPPYLRGDALRSLEAVSRHLPLELNSTVVIQSSTREELPDEVPRLRRYRVEKYGDTNIHFYVCWAVT, from the coding sequence ATGAGAATCATCGCAGGAGAAAAGCGAGGGTTTCCCCTCAAAGCGCCGCGTGGCAGTTCAACTCGTCCAACTCTCGGACGAGTACGTGAGTCGCTATTCAGTATTCTGGCTGCTGATGTGATCGGGGCTCACGTACTCGACCTCTTCGCGGGGAGCGGCGCCTTGGGCTTGGAAGCATTGAGTCGGGGGGCCAAGGAATGCACTTTTGTCGAACAAGCCCGCCCAGCTCTTGAAGCGTTGCGAGCAAATATTGCAAAGCTCGGTTATGAAGACCGCTGTAAAGTCTTGCCCGCGGATGCCTACCGTTGGTTGGAGTTTCAAAAGACCAGCGGTTGGCCGCGATTCACCCTCGTTTTCAGCGATCCGCCCTACTTGCGGGGAGATGCCTTGCGATCCCTTGAAGCCGTCAGTCGCCACCTGCCGCTGGAACTCAACTCAACGGTTGTCATCCAGAGTTCCACGCGCGAGGAACTCCCCGATGAAGTGCCGCGGCTACGCCGTTACCGCGTTGAAAAATATGGTGACACAAATATTCATTTTTACGTGTGCTGGGCCGTAACATGA
- a CDS encoding tRNA (guanine46-N7-)-methyltransferase encodes MTVSALTASEIALNLPDLTRPLDFQQMFQREAPVELEIGSGRGDFLISYAKLRRDVNLLGIERKLVIVRRAANKISRANIRNVRLVSGEVFYLLQHYFPPQSLHAIHCYFPDPWPKKRHAKRRLFQPGVLDVFARVLRPSASVFVRTDVASYFDVIRQLFREDSRYVPIDPDPALLQCLTGFERRFIQIGKPIYRVSYRFVVS; translated from the coding sequence ATGACCGTGAGTGCTCTTACTGCCAGCGAAATTGCTCTGAATCTTCCCGACCTGACGCGTCCACTGGATTTCCAGCAAATGTTTCAGCGCGAAGCTCCTGTCGAATTGGAGATTGGAAGCGGACGGGGCGACTTTTTGATCTCTTATGCAAAGCTGCGTCGAGATGTGAACTTGCTAGGAATCGAGCGCAAGCTGGTGATTGTGCGGCGCGCAGCGAACAAAATCTCTCGTGCAAACATCCGCAACGTGCGCTTAGTATCTGGGGAAGTCTTCTATCTGCTTCAGCATTACTTCCCACCACAATCCCTCCACGCAATCCATTGTTATTTCCCCGACCCGTGGCCGAAAAAACGCCATGCAAAAAGGCGACTGTTCCAGCCGGGTGTACTGGATGTGTTTGCTCGTGTGCTCAGGCCCTCTGCGTCCGTGTTCGTGCGAACCGATGTGGCCAGTTACTTTGATGTGATTCGACAGCTATTTCGTGAGGATTCCCGATACGTCCCCATCGATCCTGACCCCGCTCTTCTTCAGTGCCTGACGGGCTTTGAGCGGCGCTTCATTCAAATCGGCAAACCGATCTATCGGGTGAGCTATCGTTTCGTGGTTTCATGA
- a CDS encoding Ribose-phosphate pyrophosphokinase, producing the protein MDAQMVGALDEHGRPPIIFSGSASRDLTAQICSYLKLPEGRIDIRHFSDGEIRVKINENVRGANCFVVQSTYTPANEHYMELFLILDALKRASARQVNAVIPYFGYARQDRKDEGRVALSARLMANLLTAAGATRVIAIDLHSAQIQGFFDIPVDHLYAAPVLVNYIKSRKLDDFVVVSPDVGNVKRARAYANRLGSPLAIIDKRRPEPNVAEVMNIIGDVEGKNVFLFDDMIDTAGTLVGAAKALKERGVGRIYACCTHPVLSGPAKQRLEESCIEEIIVTDTIPHGNSLKKLTVVSVAPLLAEAIRRIHTNESVSSLF; encoded by the coding sequence ATGGATGCCCAAATGGTGGGAGCTCTCGACGAACATGGGCGCCCCCCCATCATCTTTTCCGGTTCAGCAAGTCGTGACCTCACTGCACAGATCTGTTCCTATTTAAAGCTGCCTGAAGGGCGTATCGATATTCGCCATTTTAGCGACGGCGAGATTCGTGTTAAGATTAATGAGAACGTCCGTGGGGCCAACTGTTTTGTAGTGCAGTCTACTTACACGCCAGCGAACGAACACTACATGGAGCTCTTCTTAATCCTTGATGCATTGAAAAGAGCTTCAGCGCGACAGGTGAACGCGGTCATCCCTTACTTTGGTTATGCTCGCCAAGATCGCAAAGATGAAGGTCGGGTGGCTCTTTCGGCTCGACTCATGGCGAACCTGCTTACTGCAGCAGGAGCGACTCGCGTGATCGCAATCGATCTTCATTCAGCTCAAATTCAAGGTTTTTTTGATATTCCAGTGGATCATCTCTATGCGGCGCCGGTGCTTGTGAACTACATCAAGTCGCGCAAGCTGGATGACTTTGTGGTGGTTTCGCCTGACGTGGGGAACGTCAAGCGGGCTCGGGCCTACGCCAATCGTTTAGGTTCTCCCTTGGCGATTATTGACAAACGTCGGCCTGAGCCTAACGTCGCCGAAGTTATGAATATCATTGGGGACGTCGAGGGAAAGAATGTTTTCTTGTTCGACGACATGATTGATACTGCCGGCACCCTCGTGGGAGCTGCGAAGGCTCTGAAAGAGCGGGGAGTTGGGCGTATTTATGCGTGCTGCACGCATCCTGTGCTAAGTGGCCCAGCAAAGCAGCGGCTGGAGGAGTCGTGCATCGAAGAAATCATCGTCACAGATACCATTCCGCACGGAAATAGCCTAAAGAAGCTTACAGTGGTAAGCGTTGCACCGTTGCTTGCTGAGGCGATTCGGCGGATCCACACGAATGAAAGCGTGAGCTCTCTCTTCTGA
- a CDS encoding Homoserine kinase, whose protein sequence is MALQLYNEFVLSIGGDTPLEVNVQGEDTEGIPLDGNNLVCRAMGRIFQIAGVEPEAMRLDITLHTPLARGLGSSASAIVGGMGVANAILGYPLSEEELLAEMIEMEGHPDNVVACFYGGLTASLVAEGKVIVRRYEPAETLRCVLVIPDYPIPTREARRVLPRKIAIKDAVFNISRIPFLLDMLRTGDLRLLDIVMDDRVHQPYRRSLIPDYDVIEAEAKRVGGAGVCISGAGPTLLIITDVASGQEVRAALEKALLPLPRKYSVQLVAPDLSGMTELEG, encoded by the coding sequence ATGGCTTTGCAGCTCTACAACGAATTCGTTCTGTCGATTGGAGGCGACACTCCCCTCGAAGTAAACGTGCAGGGCGAGGATACAGAGGGCATTCCTTTGGATGGGAACAACCTTGTGTGTCGGGCTATGGGGAGGATTTTCCAAATTGCAGGTGTCGAACCCGAGGCTATGCGCCTCGATATTACGTTGCACACCCCCTTGGCCCGAGGTCTGGGAAGCAGTGCCTCTGCGATCGTAGGGGGTATGGGAGTAGCGAATGCCATTCTCGGCTACCCTCTTTCCGAGGAAGAACTCTTGGCGGAAATGATCGAGATGGAAGGCCATCCGGACAATGTGGTCGCGTGTTTCTATGGAGGCTTAACAGCGTCGCTTGTTGCCGAGGGGAAAGTGATTGTTCGGCGATATGAGCCTGCCGAAACTCTGCGGTGCGTGCTTGTTATCCCAGATTATCCGATTCCTACACGCGAGGCCCGACGCGTTCTCCCGCGCAAGATTGCTATCAAAGACGCCGTCTTCAACATTAGCCGCATACCATTTTTGTTAGACATGCTCCGTACAGGAGACCTGCGTTTACTTGACATTGTCATGGATGACCGGGTCCACCAACCCTACCGGCGAAGCCTGATCCCTGACTACGATGTCATTGAAGCAGAGGCGAAGCGAGTGGGGGGAGCAGGGGTCTGCATCAGTGGGGCTGGGCCGACGCTCCTGATCATCACCGATGTTGCGTCAGGACAGGAAGTTCGCGCGGCATTAGAAAAGGCACTTTTGCCACTGCCTCGTAAGTATTCAGTGCAGTTGGTGGCGCCGGATCTTAGCGGAATGACTGAGCTCGAAGGCTGA